In Peromyscus eremicus chromosome 2, PerEre_H2_v1, whole genome shotgun sequence, a single genomic region encodes these proteins:
- the Tgfbr1 gene encoding TGF-beta receptor type-1 isoform X1, producing the protein MEAAAAAAPRRRLLLFVLVAAAAAATLLPGTEALQCFCHLCTKDNFTCETDGLCFVSVTETTDKVIHNSMCIAEIDLIPRDRPFVCAPSSKTGAVTTTYCCNQDHCNKIELPTTEKQSPGLGPVELAAVIAGPVCFVCIALMLMVYICHNRTVIHHRVPNEEDPSLDRPFISEGTTLKDLIYDMTTSGSGSGLPLLVQRTIARTIVLQESIGKGRFGEVWRGKWRGEEVAVKIFSSREERSWFREAEIYQTVMLRHENILGFIAADNKDNGTWTQLWLVSDYHEHGSLFDYLNRYTVTVEGMIKLALSTASGLAHLHMEIVGTQGKPAIAHRDLKSKNILVKKNGTCCIADLGLAVRHDSATDTIDIAPNHRVGTKRYMAPEVLDDSINMKHFESFKRADIYAMGLVFWEIARRCSIGGKSLSFPSTLS; encoded by the exons CATTACAGTGTTTCTGCCACCTCTGTACAAAAGATAATTTTACCTGTGAGACGGATGGTCTCTGTTTTGTCTCAGTCACAGAGACCACAGATAAAGTTATACACAATAGTATGTGTATAGCTGAAATCGACCTAATTCCTCGAGACAGGCCATTTGTTTGTGCGCCATCTTCCAAAACTGGGGCTGTTACGACAACATATTGCTGCAATCAGGACCACTGCAATAAAATAGAACTCCCAACTACAG AAAAGCAGTCCCCTGGCCTCGGTCCTGTGGAGCTGGCCGCTGTCATTGCTGGTCCAGTCTGCTTCGTCTGCATTGCACTTATGCTGATGGTCTATATCTGCCACAACCGCACTGTCATTCATCATCGAGTGCCAAATGAAGAAGATCCATCCCTAGATCGCCCCTTCATTTCAGAGGGCACCACCCTAAAAGATTTAATTTATGATATGACAACATCAGGATCTGGATCAG GTTTACCattgcttgttcagagaacaattgccaggaccatcgtgttacaagaaagcattggcaaaggtcggtttggagaagtttggcgaGGCAAGTGGCGGGGAGAAgaagttgctgtgaagatattctcctCTAGGGAAGAACGTTCGTGGTTCCGAGAGGCAGagatttatcagactgtgatgttACGCCATGAAAACATCCTAGGATTTATAGCAGCAGACAACAAAG ACAATGGCACCTGGACTCAGCTGTGGCTGGTGTCGGATTACCACGAGCATGGATCCCTTTTTGATTACTTGAATAGATACACTGTTACAGTGGAAGGGATGATCAAACTGGCTCTGTCCACGGCAAGCGGTCTAGCCCATCTTCACATGGAGATTGTTGGTACCCAAG GAAAGCCAGCTATTGCTCACAGAGatttgaaatcaaagaatatCTTGGTGAAGAAGAATGGAACCTGCTGTATTGCAGACTTGGGATTGGCAGTGAGACACGATTCTGCCACAGATACAATTGatattgctccaaaccacagagtagGCACTAAAAG GTACATGGCCCCTGAAGTTCTAGATGACTCTATAAATATGAAACACTTTGAGTCCTTCAAGCGTGCGGACATCTATGCAATGGGCTTAGTGTTCTGGGAAATTGCTCGACGCTGTTCCATTGGTGGTaaatctctctccttccccagtaCTTTGTCATGA